In a genomic window of Phragmites australis chromosome 14, lpPhrAust1.1, whole genome shotgun sequence:
- the LOC133890037 gene encoding cytochrome P450 714B1-like: protein MEVAATLCCVCVGACTLALYLYHVLWLAPERLRAALRMQGVGGPRPSFPYGNRAEMRQAAAEAKAAAAAAASQRGIVHDYRPAVFPYYEKWRKEHGPMFSYSIGNMVFLHVSRADVVRDLSLCVSLDLGKSSYMKVTHRPLFGDGILKSSGEAWAHQRRLIAPEFFPDKVKSMVDLMAVSARALVESWEDMLLGEISNGVFLELRIDDDIRAYSADVISRTCFGSSYVKGKEIFAMIREMQKTVSKTNLLAEMTGLSFLPTRSNREAWRLKRLVRELILDVVRESGDDDRNLLNAMLRSAASSGMASARSAAAEDFIVDNCKNIYFAGYESTAVTAAWCMLLLALHPEWQDRVRDEVRHACAGSAPDFTSLQKMKKLTMVIQETLRLYPAGSVVSRQALRDITLGGVRVPAGVNIYVPVSTVHLDPELWGPDAREFDPGRFADARPQPHAYLPFGAGARTCLGQSFAMAELKVVLALVLARFELRLSPRYEHSPALRLIVEPEHGVRLVLKNVEPSCPMPRSI from the exons atggAGGTGGCGGCGACCTTGTGCTGCGTCTGCGTGGGGGCGTGCACCCTGGCGCTGTACCTCTACCACGTCCTCTGGCTGGCGCCCGAGAGGCTGCGCGCCGCGCTGAGGATGCAAGGGGTCGGCGGCCCGCGCCCGTCCTTCCCCTACGGCAACCGCGCCGAGATGAGGCAGGCGGCTGCCGAAgccaaggcggcggcggcggcggcggcgtctcAACGCGGCATCGTGCACGACTACCGGCCCGCCGTGTTTCCCTACTACGAGAAGTGGAGGAAAGAGCACG GCCCGATGTTCAGCTACTCGATCGGGAACATGGTGTTCCTGCACGTCAGCCGGGCGGACGTGGTCCGGGACCTGAGCCTCTGCGTGTCGCTGGACCTGGGCAAGAGCTCGTACATGAAGGTGACGCACCGGCCCCTCTTCGGCGACGGCATCCTCAAGTCCAGCGGCGAGGCCTGGGCGCACCAGCGGAGGCTCATCGCTCCCGAGTTCTTCCCCGACAAGGTCAAGAGCATGGTGGATCTCATGGCGGTCTCTGCGCGGGCGCTGGTGGAGTCGTGGGAGGACATGCTGCTCGGCGAGATCAGCAATGGAGTCTTCTTGGAACTTAGGATCGACGACGACATCCGGGCATACTCCGCCGACGTGATCTCCAGGACGTGCTTCGGGAGCAGCTACGTCAAGGGCAAGGAGATCTTTGCGATGATCAGGGAGATGCAGAAGACGGTGTCGAAGACGAACTTGCTGGCCGAGATGACTGGCCTGAGTTTCCTCCCGACGAGGAGCAACCGGGAGGCGTGGAGGCTTAAGAGGCTGGTGCGCGAGCTGATACTGGACGTCGTGAGGGAGAGCGGGGATGACGACAGGAACCTGCTGAACGCGATGCTCCGCAGCGCGGCCAGCTCCGGCATGGCGAGCGCCcgcagcgcggcggcggaggactTCATCGTGGACAACTGCAAGAACATCTACTTCGCCGGGTACGAGAGCACGGCCGTTACCGCTGCCTGGTGCATGCTGCTCCTGGCGCTGCATCCGGAGTGGCAGGACCGGGTGCGCGACGAGGTGCGGCATGCCTGCGCCGGCTCGGCACCGGACTTCACGTCTCTCCAGAAGATGAAGAAG CTCACGATGGTGATCCAGGAGACGCTGCGGCTGTACCCGGCCGGCTCGGTGGTGTCGCGGCAAGCGCTCCGCGACATCACCCTCGGCGGCGTGCGCGTGCCGGCGGGTGTGAACATCTACGTGCCGGTCTCGACGGTGCACCTGGACCCGGAGCTGTGGGGCCCCGACGCGCGGGAGTTCGACCCGGGGCGGTTCGCGGACGCGCGGCCGCAGCCGCACGCGTACCTGCCGTTCGGCGCCGGCGCGCGCACCTGCCTCGGGCAGAGCTTCGCCATGGCAGAGCTCAAGGTCGTGCTCGCGCTCGTGCTCGCCAGGTTCGAGCTGCGCCTGTCGCCGAGGTACGAGCACTCGCCGGCGCTCAGGCTCATCGTGGAGCCGGAGCACGGCGTGCGGCTCGTGCTGAAGAACGTGGAGCCCAGCTGCCCAATGCCCAGGAGCATCTAG
- the LOC133890038 gene encoding acid phosphatase 1-like: MAALMVLLAAMPCLGSMFEAAEGTPWLWPPSGGDDPYCLSWRLMVEANNAKGWRTVPAPCVGYVRGYMAWGQYYRDVGGVADQVAAYAAQIAPAAADGLDAWVLDVDDTCLSNLPYYQAKQFGAYDPAAFKMWASRGMCPGIPAMQWLFQALKGRGFRVFLVTGRDEEALGLSTAANLAAAGFSGYDRLITRGAGYRGQSSVAFKSAVRKQLVEEGYRIRGNVGDQWSDLQGDCVGDRVFKVPNPMYFVP, encoded by the exons ATGGCGGCTCTCATGGTCCTGCTTGCTGCCATGCCGTGTTTGGGTTCCATGTTTGAGGCGGCCGAGGGGACGCCGTGGCTGTGGCCGCCGAGCGGCGGCGACGACCCCTACTGCCTGAGCTGGCGGTTGATGGTGGAGGCCAACAACGCCAAGGGGTGGCGCACGGTGCCTGCGCCGTGCGTCGGCTACGTCCGGGGCTACATGGCCTGGGGCCAGTACTACCGGGACGTGGGCGGTGTCGCGGACCAGGTCGCCGCCTACGCCGCCCAGatcgcgcccgccgccgccgacggccTGGACGCGTGGGTCCTCGACGTCGACGACACGTGCCTGTCCAATCTGCCCTACTACCAGGCAAAGCAGTTCGG GGCGTATGATCCGGCGGCGTTTAAGATGTGGGCGAGCAGAGGGATGTGCCCGGGGATACCTGCAATGCAGTGGCTGTTCCAGGCGCTCAAAGGCAGAGGGTTCAGGGTCTTCCTTGTGACGGGGAGGGATGAAGAAGCTTTGGGCTTGAGCACGGCCGCCAATCTGGCCGCGGCCGGGTTCTCGGGCTACGACCGGCTCATCACCag AGGTGCTGGTTACCGTGGGCAGAGCTCGGTGGCGTTCAAGTCGGCGGTGCGGAAGCAGCTGGTGGAGGAGGGCTACCGGATCCGAGGCAACGTCGGCGACCAGTGGAGCGACCTGCAGGGCGACTGCGTCGGGGACCGCGTGTTCAAAGTGCCCAACCCCATGTACTTCGTCCCGTGA